One Ranitomeya variabilis isolate aRanVar5 chromosome 4, aRanVar5.hap1, whole genome shotgun sequence genomic window, TGCATGCTTTAGATGTGCTGCCATGTTCTTTTTAGAAAAAAAGAGGCTTCTCCTGGCAACACTTCCAAACAAGTCATACTTGTTCAATTTTTTTCTAATGGTACTGTCAAGACCTTGAATATTTATCATGCTGAGGTCTTTATAGTCTGAGTTGTAGCTCTTgaatttttgcaatttttctgAGCATTGCAGTCTGATCGCAGGGTAAATTCACTCCTGGGAAAATGGTCAACTGACTTGAATGTTTTCCACTTATGAACAATGTTTCTCACTGTAGAAAGATGACCTCTAATTTGTTTGGAAATGGCCTTATGACCTTTCCCAGACTATATTTCCTTGATACATTGTGTTAATACATGCCTGAATGCTCCTGACCACAAAGTTTACTGATGAATAATTAATCAGGAGCATTAGAGTAGCAGTATGAGCTGCTACTTACCCTCTTCATTCCTATAGGAGCAGTAATGGTGTACTTAACTTTTCACACACTGTATTTTTGACtagtttttgttaaatatataatgacACAGTAAAATGTAAGTGTTGTGTTCATCTAATGCTGTAATTACTTAAATGTAAAACCTTCTAATGTTAAGTTTATTTTATAATGTCCTGACACATAATACCATAGAAGTGAAAGTGGGTGTACTTTTTTTTTCATGACTGTATGGCCCCTTTTTCAAGACCTGCAATTTTCTTATTTCTTGATGAGGGGCAGTCTAGGAGACGGGCGCTacagattcattaagaggcacaaatCTCTTCATAAAACAAGAGTGTCTGACGAGTGGTGTGCGCCAAGacagaaatcttactctagtcccTGGAATGCCACAGCTCGCCAATAATTAGACGAGCTGAGGCATCACGACCCCACCACGCCCCCGTTGCACCCTAGCGTTGCCAattttggtggagctgggagaAATCAAAGGTCGCAAAGGTTTTGCACAACTCCGAATTGCACAAAAATGTTTCAACTTTTCAAAGCTAATGAACAGGACCAAATGTGTTCTTGCACAAAGTAACTTGCTCCATCTTTTATTTAACTTTAAATATTACACCATCTACACAGGATGAAGGCTATATATTGTGCTGCCCCTACTCAACGTGAGCACAATCCTGAGCACAAGTTTTAGTAATAACTTGCAAAAGTTTGCATTACTCTTATCATGCAGACGGAGTAAATTTTAAGAATAAGTCTGGGTCTTGTAGTCAAAGCATTCAAAACCATAATTCATGTAACAGATTTACAACTATTTTATGCTATTGGCTGTCAACAGCTAAAACGCTTGTTGCAACAGCTATCGGCTTGGAGATTCTACAGCCATTGGATTTAGGGAATCATGATTGATACGCCTACTTTCCAAGTTTATGTTTTGTTGTCATCTCtaaactgaaaaaaaataaaaatattagctTCTTACTAAGATAACAGCTCCTCTTCTATGAATACGGCGATGTGCAGTAAGATGAGCACTACagctaaaacacttcccacattctgggcaattaaatggcttctctcctgtgtgaactctaCTATGTATGGTGAGATGCGTCTTTCGTCTGAAACTCTTTCCACACTCATTGCAAGAAAATGGCTTTTCATCTGTATGTATTTTCTGGTGTCTAACACGGTTTGAGTTGTTTGAGAAATACTTTCCACATACATTGCAGATATAAGGCCTCCTGACCGTGTGAGCGTTTTCATGTTTTAAACAATCTTCACTGTTGgcaaaacgtttcccacattccgaacaagcAAATGGCTTCTCCATTGTATGAGTTTTTAGGTGACTACTAAAATGTGTGCTGTTGCTAAAACACATCCCACATTCCGGGCAAGAATGAATCTTTCTCCCTCCATGAACTCTTTGATGAAGAACAAGCATGGAGTCAGAAGAAAAACATTCTCCACAATCAGAACAAATAATAGAAGGTGGCTCTTCTTGAACAGCGTCATTCTTATGGAGATCAACATTGTTAGTGTAATAATTTTGATATTCAGTTGTGATGTCTATAATGTCGGCTGCTTGGTCAATAGAGGAATAATGAGTTTGCTCTGTGTAGGTGTCCGTATCAGTGACATTTTCTTCTTCACAAGAGACTGATTCTTCCTTAATATGAATAGACGGGTAAAGCTTACTATTCTCTGCACAAGTGTCTGTGTCATTTCCATCTTCACCTGAAGCAGATTCCTCCTTAATGTGAAGAGTTGGATATTGTATATAAACGTCATTGCGTGATACATTTTCGCCTTCGTTTAAACATTTATTTTGCTTAGATGGATACTCATTACTATCTGTGACTGTGAGGTTTTTTTTCCTTGGCAAGCTCAATTTTTCTGTTATTTTGGCTTTCGATatacctattaaaaaaaaaaaaagtccaatgatGAATACCAGTCAGGTGTGTTTATGTAGCATGCTGTTAAAACAGTGCCTTTTATCGCATACCCATGTAAAGTTTAGAGTACTTTCTCCCAACTAGCCATTATTAAACTAAAGAGGAAAGAATAATCGGATCTTATCTCAATGCTTCGTCTGGACTTTCCTATCATCTTTCAGAGAGTCAAGGTAAGTAGCAGCATGCTTGCTCAGCTATCACGGTTTTAAAAATCCTCCTTGTCTAGATTGTGTGGCTGGAAAAAGGGTAAGGAGGAATGGGGTGGAGAGGGGCAGTGGTCCCATATTCTAGGTGTTTTGACCTGAAGAGACCTAATGATTATCACCTATCCAATGGAGAAAGGATCTGTGTTTTTAGCAGATGGAATACGAATAAGACCAACAACATTCTGCTGGACTGAAGGGGATGGGAACTCATATACAATGCAGGCAGACAGTCAAACTTGCAGACACATTGCAAATGCACAGACTGCATCTAACAAGTTAGGAAAATAATGCTGAATTTACGAGTCGGTCAAAGGTAGAAGAAGCAGAATGTTTTATTACTGAATCTGTGTACCTACTCAAAATTTAGTAACAGGTGACCAAAAAGGTCCTCGGTTGGCTGATCAAAAGTCCCTTATAGAATTACATTTTGTTTGTAAGATTGTTCTCTCACCTGGTGATGGGTGAAGCTTGTGGTCTTCTATCATGAAGTCCTTGTGCAAATCTATGTGACCTtccaaatactcccactcctccatggagaaatagacggcgacatcctgacacctgacAGGAACCTGATGTATACAATTATACAGTCATCAGCTAGATACCATGAGTGGTgttactgtataatatcccagcattcCCAGTAGCACTCACCTCTCTAGTCAGCAGCTCAATGATCTTGTTGGTGAGTGCCAGGATCTCTTTTTCATTGTTTTCATTATCTAACAACATAACGGAACTCTGAATCCTGCTGCACCCTTGGGTCAAACGGTAACAGCAGCTAGGTGTCACAAGTTCACCACACTTGTTCACAACGGTACAATCCTGTGAATCAAAAAGCACACTCTATAAACATAAGTTATAAGCAGAACAATATACAGTGATTGACATagacagggctgtatttagagtttctgctgccataggcacttttagtgctgcctccccctttggtgagcatgacactatcggcagtgactttggcaagaatcgctgatgtgaaagtcgccttttgcagcagatccggcagtttttctgcatgtgccgcataacggatcacttacggcaacactgcgttcggcctcattcattccctatgggatttgcggcacttgccatgatctggcaaatgcggtaccatacctcccaacttttgaagaaggtaaggaggtataaagtttgcggcgcgcgtagtgcaccgcgacaaattttaggccactcctctgaccacacccatttcacaactagtcacacccatatccacatcccaaccacagccatttagcactgctgatcacactgttttatatacaataattataaacaaaagataatatggccacatagtgctccatactgtataatggccacacatgatgctcaatactgtataacggccaccacacatgatgctccatactgtataatggccacacacagttctccatactgtataatggccacacatgatgctcaatactgtataatggccacacacagttctccatactgtataatgatcccacatgatgctctatactgtataatgccccccctcctgtatgcatggctcttctccctcccatcccatatgcatggctcatattccccctactgtatgcatggctcatattcccccccccctgtatgcatggctcatatcccccccccccgtatgcatggctcatattcccgcctgtctgcgtggctcatattccccacccctgtatgcatggctcatatccccccccgtatgcatggctcatattccccctcctgtatgcatggctcatattccccctccagtatgcatggctcatattcccgctgtatgcatggctcatattcccccccgtatgcatggctcatattccccctgaatgcatggctcatatccccccccccctgtatgcatggctcatattccccccctgtatgcatggctcatattcaccctcctgtatgcatggcgccggcgggctgccggggggggggggtcaggaggtgacccaggacttataaaaaaaaaaaaaacaagaaaaaaaccttgctcagatgccgccccctgcattgtccccgccctaggcacgtgccctcaagtgcctagtgacaaATACGGCCCTGGACATAGAGGAGAATTACTCTTTGAAAAGTTATTTTAATGAATATCTCGCTGAATACAAAAACCATATCCAAAATGTTGACAGGACTGCGTTTCATAGAACAATATTTTAACCCACATTAGTTTTACTCcgcttagttgatgcaaaaatgtatACACCCCACATGAAAAACTACTACTATCTTGTATGACCGCCATGATAAATCAGGACAGCACAAAGTGTTCTAGGCACGGAATGAAtaagttggtgacatattgcaccatctatctttttccattcttcaagaacaacctcttttagagcctggatgcttgaTGGAGAGTGATGTACACatatctcttcagaattccccttaGGTGTTTGGAttgagttcagatcaggagacagacTTGAACACTAAATCACTTTATCACTGTTGAATTTCAAAAATACAACATTGACCTTATATATTTGTTTTGGATCATTTTCATGTTGTAAAAGTCTACCAAGGGCAcagagtgatggtagcatcttctctttcaatatagattTGCACATCTGTGAATTCCTGATACcaacaatgaaatgtagctccccgacaccagcagcacTAATgaagccccacataaggacactgccaccaccatgattcaCAGTAGGAACCATGCATTTTTCTTTGCCCGCCTCACCTTTGCTTTGCCATACAGTTTTGAAGCTATTAGTTCCAAAAACATTTCTCTTGACCTCATCACTTCAGAGTATAGTTCCAGTATTTTTCAGCAAAGGTCATAAACTGTAGGTGGATTTTTTGTACATGACCTCTAGAATAGTCTTCCCATGTTTGCCATTCCCTGTAGTGTACACCGTATGGTTTCACAAGAAATACTCACCCCAGTTTGGCTTTCTTCTTCTTTAGCTATCTGCAGTGAACTTACATGT contains:
- the LOC143764851 gene encoding gastrula zinc finger protein XlCGF66.1-like isoform X1; this translates as MDAMASSGKMEKDRRDMAERIFGISLEIMCLLTGEDCTVVNKCGELVTPSCCYRLTQGCSRIQSSVMLLDNENNEKEILALTNKIIELLTREVPVRCQDVAVYFSMEEWEYLEGHIDLHKDFMIEDHKLHPSPGISKAKITEKLSLPRKKNLTVTDSNEYPSKQNKCLNEGENVSRNDVYIQYPTLHIKEESASGEDGNDTDTCAENSKLYPSIHIKEESVSCEEENVTDTDTYTEQTHYSSIDQAADIIDITTEYQNYYTNNVDLHKNDAVQEEPPSIICSDCGECFSSDSMLVLHQRVHGGRKIHSCPECGMCFSNSTHFSSHLKTHTMEKPFACSECGKRFANSEDCLKHENAHTVRRPYICNVCGKYFSNNSNRVRHQKIHTDEKPFSCNECGKSFRRKTHLTIHSRVHTGEKPFNCPECGKCFSCSAHLTAHRRIHRRGAVILVRS
- the LOC143764851 gene encoding gastrula zinc finger protein XlCGF66.1-like isoform X2, which codes for MLLDNENNEKEILALTNKIIELLTREVPVRCQDVAVYFSMEEWEYLEGHIDLHKDFMIEDHKLHPSPGISKAKITEKLSLPRKKNLTVTDSNEYPSKQNKCLNEGENVSRNDVYIQYPTLHIKEESASGEDGNDTDTCAENSKLYPSIHIKEESVSCEEENVTDTDTYTEQTHYSSIDQAADIIDITTEYQNYYTNNVDLHKNDAVQEEPPSIICSDCGECFSSDSMLVLHQRVHGGRKIHSCPECGMCFSNSTHFSSHLKTHTMEKPFACSECGKRFANSEDCLKHENAHTVRRPYICNVCGKYFSNNSNRVRHQKIHTDEKPFSCNECGKSFRRKTHLTIHSRVHTGEKPFNCPECGKCFSCSAHLTAHRRIHRRGAVILVRS